The proteins below are encoded in one region of Castor canadensis chromosome 6, mCasCan1.hap1v2, whole genome shotgun sequence:
- the Crebl2 gene encoding cAMP-responsive element-binding protein-like 2, translating to MDDSKVVGGKVKKPGKRGRKPAKIDLKAKLERSRQSARECRARKKLRYQYLEELVSSRERAICALREELEMYKQWCMAMDQGKIPSEIKALLTGEEQSKSQQNSSRHLKTGKTDASSNSW from the exons GTGGTCGGAGGGAAGGTAAAGAAGCCAGGTAAACGTGGGCGGAAGCCGGCCAAAATTGACTTGAAAGCTAAACTCGAGAGGAGCCGGCAGAGTGCAAGAGAGTGCCGGGCCAGAAAGAAGCTGAGGTACCAGTACTTGGAGGAGCTGGTGTCCAGCCGGGAAAGAGCCATCTGCGCCCTCCGAGAGGAACTGGAAATG TACAAGCAGTGGTGCATGGCAATGGACCAAGGGAAAATCCCTTCCGAAATAAAGGCCCTCCTGACGGGAGAGGAGCAGAGCAAGTCTCAGCAGAATTCCAGCCGGCACCTGAAAACAGGGAAGACAGATGCTAGCAGCAATTCCT GGTGA